The following proteins are co-located in the Planctomycetia bacterium genome:
- a CDS encoding DUF1553 domain-containing protein, with the protein MLCRTLSSGLLLIVWFDLIVVSTLAQETTQPVAVSFEKQIKPILQAHCQGCHQPAKAKSDYVMTSFEKLLAGGESGKKAIVPGKPEASYLVEEITPHEGKAAMPPDGRPPLSDSEIELIRKWIAQGAKNDSATVASFYDQAHPPVYSRQPVVTSIDYSPDGKWLAIAGFHEILLYRSDMSQLEARLIGMSERIQSVKFSPDGQYLAAAGGLPARMGEIQVWKLADRKLVISASFGFDTLYGISWSPDGSKIAFGCSDNTVRAIDAKTGKQVLQQGSHSDWPLDTSFNPKGTHLVSVSRDMTSKLTEVATQRFVDNITSITPGALRGGINSVASHPSRDEIVVGGSDGIPKVYRIFRDVERKIGDDSNLVRELPGIPGRINGVAVSRDGKRIAAVSSLDMSGTLGVYGYEFDTKLPEELRKIMAKEVFGRNAEEKKKLESYHKEGVKQIAQVKIDNSALFAVACHPHGEQVATAGSDGLLRIVETSTGKILKAVPVAPKVNQDATQTVVRADRPQSKNEQEALPAGTELISLSPVDQTIALQGPYDYAQVLIFGTIRQKDGSTDVVDVTRQAKYKADSNLLVIEPTGLIRSTGAGQARVQFALGNQRGYIQVECKQNQTESIDYVQDVMPVLSKMGCNAGTCHGAQAGKAGFKLSLRGYDPIFDVRAFTDELASRRTNVASPDNSLMLLKASAAVPHVGGQLTKPGEAYYEIIKKWIGQGAILKHNSPRVAEIEIFPRNPIIQREGNKQQFRIIARYADGTQKDVSQEAIVESGNTEVATHNKAALLTAVRRGEAPILARFEGAYAATTLTVMGDRTSFTWKQPPSYNRIDELVAAKWQRLKILPSELCTDLEFIRRAYLDLTGLPPTPEAIQSFLNENTGSKNKREALIDKLIGSTEFIDYWTNKWADLLQVNRKFLAQEGAASFRQWIREEVDKNTPYDQFVRKILTAKGSNKNNPAASYYKILRDSTSMMENTTHLFLGVRFNCNKCHDHPFERWTQDNYYQTAAYFAQVQLKTDPASNNRTIGGTDVERPKPFYEIVEDTPNGEIKHERTQQITQPQFPYKATTSATSPASRRDQLAHWITAKDNQYFARSYVNRIWGYLMGVGLIEPLDDIRAGNPPSNPELLDFLTQEFIKSGFNVRAMISLIAKSRTYQLSVSSHRWNADDKLNFSHATPKRLPAEVLYDSVYKVTGSVTNIPGVPAGTRAAALPDVGVELPTGFLAALGRPVRESACECERSSGLQLGPVMALVNGQTVADAINDTNNAIVKLVQQEKDNAALVNQLFLRILNRPASADELNKALATFTEVNKDHALLMKELNEREQWWKPVFANKEKERLDAINKAKSNLENHEKAIAPELARKEKERLETVKRLEAEIAGMENVLLARKAEEHQKSKASLTDWFRLNPSTFTASNGSRLDKLDDLSLLASGELKKSDYTVTVATDVKGISALRLEVLMDEKLPGTGPGRAPNGNFVLSEFEVTAAPRNDPTKSKKVDFASATADFAQGEFAASQLIDGKTNDQRGWAVVPQTGISHWVIFQLKEPIAHEGGTVITFKLLQRFNQVDHTLGRFRLSATTAPKATVINGLVDEYRTILEQPIKYQNAKQKDALLKYYRYADPELQKKQQMLAAARMPLPVDPKLNELRNLLAEVSKPVPLDNRLVQLRHDAQMSTSQISNPRLTAAQDLAWALINSPAFLFNH; encoded by the coding sequence ATGTTGTGTCGTACTCTCTCCAGCGGCTTGCTGTTGATTGTCTGGTTTGACTTGATTGTTGTTTCAACCCTTGCGCAAGAGACAACACAACCTGTTGCGGTTAGTTTTGAAAAGCAAATCAAGCCGATACTGCAGGCGCATTGTCAGGGGTGTCATCAACCTGCCAAAGCCAAGTCTGATTATGTAATGACTAGCTTTGAGAAGTTACTGGCCGGTGGCGAATCGGGCAAAAAAGCGATTGTTCCAGGCAAGCCTGAAGCCAGTTACCTCGTGGAGGAAATAACACCTCATGAAGGCAAAGCAGCCATGCCACCAGATGGCCGACCACCACTATCTGATTCAGAAATTGAACTCATCAGGAAATGGATTGCTCAGGGTGCGAAGAACGATTCGGCAACTGTTGCCAGTTTCTATGATCAGGCTCACCCTCCGGTGTATTCAAGACAGCCAGTCGTAACTTCCATTGATTACTCGCCAGATGGTAAATGGCTTGCCATTGCCGGGTTTCACGAAATTCTTCTCTACCGATCCGATATGAGTCAGTTGGAAGCGCGTTTGATTGGCATGTCGGAGCGCATCCAGTCGGTAAAGTTTTCGCCAGATGGTCAATATCTTGCTGCTGCCGGCGGGTTGCCAGCACGGATGGGTGAAATACAAGTCTGGAAGCTGGCTGATAGAAAACTTGTGATATCAGCATCTTTCGGATTTGATACGCTGTATGGAATCAGTTGGTCGCCAGACGGCAGCAAGATAGCGTTCGGCTGTTCTGATAATACTGTCCGGGCCATTGATGCTAAAACTGGCAAACAGGTTCTTCAGCAGGGCTCACATAGCGATTGGCCACTCGATACCAGTTTCAATCCCAAGGGAACTCATCTCGTCTCTGTCAGCAGGGATATGACTTCCAAACTCACGGAAGTGGCGACTCAGCGGTTCGTCGACAATATCACCTCTATCACTCCCGGTGCTTTACGCGGCGGCATTAACAGCGTTGCGAGCCATCCATCACGAGATGAAATCGTCGTGGGTGGTTCGGATGGCATTCCCAAGGTCTATCGCATCTTCCGTGATGTAGAACGCAAAATTGGTGATGATTCCAATCTCGTTCGCGAATTGCCTGGCATACCTGGTCGGATTAATGGTGTTGCTGTTTCTCGTGATGGGAAACGGATTGCTGCTGTCAGCAGTCTGGATATGTCAGGCACACTGGGAGTATATGGCTACGAATTCGACACCAAGCTCCCCGAAGAGTTGCGTAAGATCATGGCCAAGGAAGTATTTGGCCGCAATGCGGAAGAAAAGAAAAAACTGGAGAGTTATCACAAAGAAGGTGTGAAGCAGATAGCCCAGGTGAAGATAGATAACTCGGCATTGTTCGCGGTAGCGTGTCATCCGCATGGCGAGCAAGTTGCAACAGCTGGTTCTGATGGGCTACTGCGAATTGTTGAGACATCCACTGGCAAAATCCTGAAGGCAGTTCCAGTTGCCCCCAAGGTGAATCAGGATGCAACACAAACCGTAGTTCGTGCAGATCGACCACAATCAAAGAACGAACAGGAAGCACTGCCAGCCGGCACGGAATTGATCAGCCTGAGTCCTGTTGATCAGACGATTGCATTACAAGGGCCCTATGACTATGCCCAGGTTTTGATTTTCGGCACCATACGACAAAAAGATGGCAGCACTGATGTTGTTGATGTTACCAGACAGGCCAAGTACAAGGCCGATTCAAATCTACTGGTTATCGAACCAACAGGCCTGATTCGATCAACCGGTGCAGGGCAGGCAAGAGTCCAGTTTGCGCTTGGCAACCAGCGTGGATATATTCAAGTGGAATGCAAGCAGAATCAAACCGAGTCGATTGATTACGTTCAGGATGTCATGCCAGTCTTATCCAAAATGGGATGTAATGCCGGTACATGCCATGGAGCGCAGGCCGGCAAGGCTGGATTCAAATTAAGTTTGCGGGGATACGATCCAATCTTCGATGTTCGGGCATTTACTGATGAATTAGCTTCCCGCCGAACCAATGTCGCTTCACCCGACAATAGTTTGATGCTCCTGAAAGCCTCTGCCGCAGTTCCACACGTCGGAGGTCAACTCACCAAACCAGGAGAGGCTTATTATGAGATAATCAAGAAGTGGATCGGCCAAGGCGCAATTCTCAAGCACAATTCGCCTCGAGTAGCGGAGATCGAAATCTTCCCCAGGAATCCGATCATTCAACGGGAAGGCAACAAGCAGCAGTTCAGAATCATTGCCAGATATGCAGATGGAACTCAGAAAGATGTCAGTCAGGAAGCGATTGTAGAAAGTGGCAACACTGAAGTAGCTACTCACAATAAAGCTGCCTTATTAACTGCAGTACGCCGAGGGGAAGCACCCATCCTGGCTCGCTTTGAAGGTGCCTATGCTGCTACAACACTAACAGTAATGGGCGATCGAACAAGCTTCACCTGGAAACAGCCACCATCGTACAATCGAATCGATGAGTTAGTCGCTGCCAAATGGCAACGGTTGAAAATTCTGCCTTCGGAGCTTTGCACCGATCTTGAATTCATTCGTAGAGCTTATCTCGATCTTACCGGTTTGCCTCCGACACCAGAAGCAATCCAGTCTTTCTTGAACGAGAACACGGGTAGCAAGAACAAGCGAGAAGCGTTGATTGATAAGCTGATTGGTTCAACAGAATTTATTGACTACTGGACTAACAAATGGGCTGATTTGCTTCAAGTGAATCGCAAGTTCCTTGCACAGGAAGGAGCAGCATCGTTTCGTCAGTGGATTCGTGAAGAAGTGGACAAGAATACTCCGTACGATCAATTCGTGCGCAAAATTCTGACCGCGAAGGGCTCAAACAAGAATAATCCTGCAGCATCGTATTACAAAATTCTGCGTGATTCTACCAGCATGATGGAAAACACCACGCACTTGTTCCTCGGGGTAAGGTTCAATTGCAACAAGTGTCACGATCACCCCTTTGAACGATGGACACAGGATAACTACTATCAGACTGCAGCTTACTTTGCTCAGGTTCAATTGAAAACTGATCCAGCCAGCAACAATCGAACCATTGGTGGCACCGATGTAGAAAGACCTAAGCCCTTTTATGAAATCGTGGAAGACACGCCAAACGGTGAGATCAAGCACGAACGGACACAGCAGATAACGCAGCCTCAATTTCCTTACAAGGCAACAACATCGGCTACCTCACCTGCTTCACGGCGTGACCAGTTGGCACATTGGATTACAGCTAAAGATAATCAGTACTTTGCTAGAAGTTATGTCAACCGCATCTGGGGATACCTGATGGGCGTTGGCCTGATTGAGCCACTTGATGACATCCGTGCTGGCAATCCTCCATCCAATCCTGAGTTGCTCGATTTTCTGACTCAGGAATTTATTAAAAGTGGCTTTAATGTTCGGGCAATGATATCCCTGATTGCCAAATCCAGAACGTATCAACTTTCAGTATCCAGTCACCGCTGGAATGCAGATGACAAATTGAATTTCTCACATGCTACGCCAAAAAGACTACCTGCCGAAGTGCTCTACGACTCGGTCTACAAGGTAACTGGTTCAGTAACTAATATCCCGGGTGTGCCTGCTGGTACTCGTGCAGCTGCATTGCCCGATGTAGGGGTAGAACTTCCAACAGGCTTCCTGGCAGCACTGGGCAGGCCGGTACGAGAAAGCGCCTGTGAATGTGAACGTAGTTCCGGGTTGCAACTGGGTCCGGTTATGGCACTGGTGAATGGCCAGACAGTGGCGGATGCAATCAACGATACCAATAACGCGATTGTGAAACTCGTTCAGCAGGAAAAGGATAATGCAGCACTGGTCAATCAGTTGTTCTTGCGAATATTGAACAGACCTGCTTCTGCAGATGAGTTGAACAAAGCACTAGCAACATTTACTGAAGTCAACAAGGATCATGCATTGCTGATGAAGGAACTGAATGAACGAGAGCAATGGTGGAAGCCTGTCTTTGCCAACAAGGAAAAGGAACGACTGGATGCCATCAATAAAGCTAAATCCAACCTCGAAAATCATGAAAAAGCCATCGCCCCGGAGTTGGCAAGGAAAGAGAAAGAACGACTGGAAACGGTAAAGCGACTGGAAGCCGAAATCGCAGGAATGGAAAACGTGCTTCTTGCCAGGAAGGCTGAAGAACATCAGAAGTCCAAAGCGAGTTTGACGGATTGGTTCCGATTGAACCCGTCAACCTTTACAGCATCCAATGGATCACGGCTGGACAAGCTTGATGACTTGTCATTGCTGGCATCCGGCGAATTAAAAAAATCGGACTATACCGTAACTGTTGCTACCGATGTTAAAGGCATTTCGGCACTGCGGCTGGAAGTGTTAATGGATGAGAAACTGCCAGGCACAGGGCCAGGCCGTGCACCGAATGGCAATTTCGTCTTATCAGAGTTTGAAGTGACCGCTGCTCCCAGAAATGATCCAACCAAGTCGAAAAAGGTGGACTTCGCATCAGCTACCGCTGACTTTGCTCAGGGTGAATTTGCAGCAAGCCAGCTAATAGATGGTAAAACCAATGATCAGCGAGGCTGGGCTGTGGTGCCTCAGACAGGCATCTCACATTGGGTGATCTTTCAACTCAAGGAGCCAATCGCTCACGAAGGCGGTACGGTCATTACCTTCAAGTTGCTGCAGAGGTTCAACCAGGTCGATCATACTCTGGGTCGATTCAGACTATCTGCAACGACAGCTCCGAAAGCAACTGTGATAAATGGCTTGGTAGACGAGTATCGAACGATTCTTGAACAGCCGATTAAATATCAAAACGCCAAGCAGAAGGATGCTCTGCTCAAGTATTACCGTTATGCTGATCCTGAACTGCAGAAGAAACAGCAAATGCTGGCAGCAGCCCGGATGCCACTTCCTGTCGATCCTAAGCTAAATGAATTGCGGAATCTGCTGGCGGAAGTCAGCAAGCCTGTTCCGCTGGATAACAGGCTCGTGCAACTCAGACATGACGCTCAAATGAGCACTTCACAGATATCCAACCCTCGACTGACGGCGGCACAGGATCTGGCCTGGGCCCTGATTAACAGTCCTGCGTTCCTCTTCAATCACTAA